TCCTTCAATACGATCGAGCTGTCCCGCCATAATCAAAAACCTCCGACCAATGGTCTAGGCGTTCCGGCACACGACCGCCCGCGAATAAGACAGACTGCTTCGTGTGGGGAGCGATCCGATCGTGGACTCGCAAACCTCGCGTCGACTTCCTATGCTACGCGTCCAATCGAACTTTGCCCACTACCTCTAGTCTACTAACCTGCGCATGAACGTCAAGGACAAGCACGCCGGAATTTTTCCAGCGGCACAGGTGCCGCCGGCGCGAGAGGTCGGGCCGCCCTGGACAGAACGATACCGCACCGTCATACTAGAAAAAGAGCCGGTAAACTTTCGATCAGGAGGCCTGTGCATGGCCCAACTGCAGAAGGTGACCATCGAATACTGTACCAGTTGAGGGTATCTCTCCCAGGCCGTCCGTGTGGCGGAAGAGATCCTGAAGGCCAAGCAAAATGATGTCGCGACCGTCAGCCTGATCCCCTCTTCGGGCGGCGTGTTCGAAGTCGTCGCCGATGGGAAGACCGTCTTTTCCAAGAAGCAGGCGGGCCGGCGCCCCGAGCCGGGCGAGGTTGTGGCCGCGCTCGAGGCGTCGTAACCCTACGCGCCGAACAGCCGCGCCGCGTTTCCCCCGAGGATGTTCGCACGCTCCGCGTCCGGGATCTCGAGCGCCCGGATGCTCTCGAGCATCAGCGGAATACTGCCGATCTGGTGCGGGTAGTCGCTGCCGGCGAGCAGGCGGCCGGTGCCGGCGAACTCGATCGCCAGCCGGAGCGCCGCCGGATCGAAGTTGACCGTGTCGTACCAGAAGTGCGCCTTCAAGTAATCGCTCGGCGGCTTTGAAATCCGCTCCCGGCATTCGCGGAACGCGCGGAACCCGCGGTCCAGCCGCTCGGCCAGGTACGGGATCGTCCCCCCGAGGTGGCTCAACACCCAGCGAATCCGCGGGAATCGTTCGACGACGCCGGCGAAGACCAGATGGGCCGCGGCGAGCGTGGTGTCGAACAAGAATCCGCACAAGGGCATGAGCCAGTACTCGGTCATCGATTCGACGCCGACGGGCGACGTGGGGTGGATGTGCAGGATCGCGCCGTGGGCATTGGCCACCTCGTAGATCGGCCAGAAGCGTTCATCCGCCAGCGCCGCGCCGTTGACGTTGGCGAACAGCATCGCTCCACGGAAGCCGAGCGGGCCGAGGCAGCGCTCCAACTCCGCCGCGGACGCCCGCGGGTCGTTGAGCGGTAGCGTGCCGTACGCGCCGAACCGGCCCCCGCGCTCGGCCGCGACCTGGGCGAACGCGTCGTTCACGAGACGCGCGAGTTCGACGGCACGCGCCGGCCGCTCGACGTGCGTGCCGGGCGTCGTGAGCGAAATCATCTGCCGGTCGACGCCGTGCTCGGCCAGAACCTGCTCGCGGTACGCGATGTCGCGGTGTCCGCGGACGGCGATGTTGTAGTCGCCCGGATAGTGAAGCCGCGGGTTGCCCTCGGCGTCGTACGTGACGCGGACGTTGCCGGGATTGCCGGCCAGGGCATCGAGATAGGCCGGCGGATAGAAATGGTCGTGCACGTCGATGATCGGCACTCCAGGCCTCCCCGTCCGCGGAACGTGGATGCCGGGCGCATTTGCCCGGCGGCCGCAACGACGGCGTCACGTCCGGATCGGAGGGCGAGTTCGCCGCGGCGCCGGACCGTCCTTCGCCACCCCGGCCAGGAACAGTCTGCCGGATCCGCGAACACGGGGCCAACGTTGGAAGGAGGCTGACCTCATGGCCGAGCGGACCGCAGAACGAGGCGCGCGCGAGGCGATTCAACGCTTCTACGCCGCCGCGGACCAATTCATCATGGGCGACGCGGGGCCTTTTAAGGCGCTATGGTCGCAGCG
This portion of the bacterium genome encodes:
- a CDS encoding amidohydrolase family protein, whose protein sequence is MPIIDVHDHFYPPAYLDALAGNPGNVRVTYDAEGNPRLHYPGDYNIAVRGHRDIAYREQVLAEHGVDRQMISLTTPGTHVERPARAVELARLVNDAFAQVAAERGGRFGAYGTLPLNDPRASAAELERCLGPLGFRGAMLFANVNGAALADERFWPIYEVANAHGAILHIHPTSPVGVESMTEYWLMPLCGFLFDTTLAAAHLVFAGVVERFPRIRWVLSHLGGTIPYLAERLDRGFRAFRECRERISKPPSDYLKAHFWYDTVNFDPAALRLAIEFAGTGRLLAGSDYPHQIGSIPLMLESIRALEIPDAERANILGGNAARLFGA
- a CDS encoding SelT/SelW/SelH family (seleno)protein; translated protein: MAQLQKVTIEYCTSUGYLSQAVRVAEEILKAKQNDVATVSLIPSSGGVFEVVADGKTVFSKKQAGRRPEPGEVVAALEAS